A region of Desulfolithobacter dissulfuricans DNA encodes the following proteins:
- a CDS encoding YkgJ family cysteine cluster protein gives MKENKTPSPATGQRIALNGGDTFRFRCHPDISCYLACCHKVEIYLFPYDVLRLKNCLGMHSAEFIHTHCRIGEGSHPYFPSLMLNMAEQEDYPCPFLTREGCSVYPDRPSACRTYPLERGVEKCGRRGRLKTHYFLVRHPYCKGHDEEGTYTVKQWERDQKLLEYNLMNDLWAELDAFFATNPWEGEGAAGPRQQLAFMVCYDIDGFRDYASRHHLLDRYRIDRDRRRRIERDDAELLKFGFQWLPAVLGGRNTLTPT, from the coding sequence ACTCCATCACCTGCAACCGGGCAACGGATAGCCCTCAACGGCGGAGATACCTTCCGTTTCCGGTGTCATCCAGACATCTCCTGTTATCTGGCCTGCTGTCACAAGGTGGAGATCTATCTCTTTCCCTACGATGTGCTCAGGCTCAAAAACTGTCTGGGCATGCATTCGGCAGAGTTCATCCACACCCACTGCCGCATTGGTGAAGGCAGTCATCCCTATTTCCCCTCGCTCATGCTCAACATGGCCGAGCAGGAAGACTATCCCTGTCCTTTTCTGACCAGGGAGGGCTGTTCGGTCTACCCGGACCGTCCCTCGGCCTGCCGTACCTATCCCCTGGAGCGGGGCGTGGAGAAGTGCGGTCGGCGTGGGCGGCTCAAGACCCATTATTTCCTGGTCCGGCATCCCTACTGCAAGGGGCATGACGAAGAGGGTACCTATACGGTTAAACAGTGGGAGCGGGATCAGAAACTTCTCGAATACAATTTGATGAACGATCTGTGGGCGGAGTTGGACGCTTTTTTTGCCACTAACCCATGGGAAGGGGAGGGGGCCGCCGGTCCCCGGCAGCAGCTGGCGTTCATGGTCTGCTACGACATTGACGGCTTTCGTGACTATGCGTCGCGCCACCATCTTCTTGACCGGTATCGCATCGATCGTGACCGGCGGCGGCGCATCGAGCGCGACGACGCTGAACTGCTTAAATTCGGTTTTCAGTGGCTGCCTGCGGTTCTCGGGGGCAGAAATACATTGACTCCCACCTGA
- the rpsB gene encoding 30S ribosomal protein S2 — protein sequence MTKVTMRQMLEAGLHFGHQTRRWNPKMKPYIYGPRNGIYIINLDATMKLFRKAYAYLVDVVADGGSVMFVGTKRQAQDIIAEEASRCGMYYVDHRWLGGMMTNFQTIKRSVDRLKKIEAMQEDGTINRFPKKEILKMEKERVKLTRNLGGIKNMRTLPDVLFVIDPKKEEIAVSEAKKLEIPVVALTDTNCDPDPIDYVIPGNDDAIRAIRLITSLMADAVLEGKARRGEEAEVSEGNVEGMEAAMTEAAAEPAAESATDSTPAAQ from the coding sequence ATGACTAAGGTAACCATGCGACAGATGCTGGAAGCAGGGCTCCACTTCGGCCACCAGACCCGGCGCTGGAACCCCAAGATGAAACCCTACATCTACGGTCCGCGTAACGGCATCTACATCATCAATCTCGATGCGACCATGAAGCTGTTTCGCAAGGCGTATGCCTATCTGGTCGATGTAGTCGCCGATGGAGGGTCGGTCATGTTCGTGGGCACCAAGCGCCAGGCCCAGGATATCATCGCCGAGGAGGCCTCGCGCTGTGGCATGTACTATGTCGATCATCGCTGGCTTGGTGGGATGATGACCAACTTTCAGACCATCAAGCGTTCGGTGGACCGGCTGAAGAAGATCGAGGCCATGCAGGAAGACGGGACCATCAACCGCTTCCCCAAGAAAGAGATTCTCAAGATGGAGAAGGAGCGGGTCAAGCTGACCCGGAACCTTGGCGGCATCAAGAATATGCGTACCCTGCCCGATGTCCTTTTTGTGATTGATCCCAAGAAAGAGGAGATCGCGGTTTCCGAGGCCAAGAAACTGGAGATTCCGGTGGTAGCCCTCACCGATACCAACTGTGATCCCGATCCCATCGATTATGTCATTCCCGGTAACGATGACGCCATCCGCGCCATCCGGTTGATCACCTCGCTGATGGCAGATGCGGTACTCGAAGGTAAGGCCCGCCGGGGTGAGGAAGCCGAGGTCAGTGAAGGCAATGTCGAAGGCATGGAAGCGGCAATGACCGAAGCCGCAGCCGAGCCGGCCGCTGAGTCAGCAACAGACTCCACGCCTGCTGCCCAGTAA
- the tsf gene encoding translation elongation factor Ts has protein sequence MKITSQMVKELRDKTNAGMMDCKRALAETEGDMDKAVDLLRQKGLAVAAKRADRATSEGVIECYIHGGGKLGVMVEVGCETDFVAKTDDFKDFAKDIAMHIAAVNPVAVRREEIPAELIEREKEIYTKQALESGKPENIVEKIVSGKIEKYISEICLMDQKFVKNPDLSIQDLLNEVIAKLGENISIKRFARFQIGA, from the coding sequence GTGAAGATTACAAGCCAGATGGTCAAGGAACTGCGTGACAAGACCAATGCCGGCATGATGGACTGCAAGCGGGCCCTCGCCGAAACAGAGGGTGACATGGACAAGGCCGTTGACCTGCTGCGTCAAAAAGGCCTGGCCGTGGCTGCCAAACGGGCTGACAGGGCCACCTCCGAAGGGGTTATTGAATGCTACATCCATGGTGGCGGTAAACTCGGCGTCATGGTCGAGGTGGGCTGCGAAACCGATTTCGTGGCCAAGACCGATGATTTCAAAGACTTTGCCAAGGATATCGCCATGCACATCGCGGCGGTCAATCCCGTGGCAGTGCGCCGGGAGGAGATTCCCGCCGAGCTCATCGAGCGCGAGAAAGAAATCTACACCAAGCAGGCCCTGGAGTCCGGCAAGCCCGAGAACATCGTCGAGAAGATTGTCTCCGGCAAGATCGAGAAGTACATCTCCGAGATCTGCCTGATGGATCAGAAGTTCGTCAAGAACCCGGATCTTTCCATCCAGGATCTGCTCAACGAAGTTATTGCCAAGCTTGGGGAGAACATCTCCATCAAGCGCTTTGCCCGGTTCCAGATCGGCGCCTGA